The nucleotide sequence TTGTGAGATGACTTGGATGAAAACTTATTTCAAGATGTTCTAGTAGTAAACCTAAAATCTACTATCAAAATTAAGAATGGACTCAGCCTCAGAAAAATGGAACTGGATATGTAGACCAATAAGAGGGGGTATACGTATAagaaatttgagattttttaacATAGCTGTTAGATAATGATCGTGGACAttaaaaacagaaacaaatagTTTTCATTTCATGGTGTTATTTCATAAGTATGGATCATGGTTGGAAGGAGTGAACTGTTCTAGTTCGTTATGGTGGAGATATTTAAGTTCAATTGATACTGGTATGGGATATATGTTACAGTGGGCTGGTTCTCTGGtatgttgaaaaaaatattggagaTGGGAGAGATACTAGGCTGGACCCTTGGGTAGAGGGATGTGTGTTGAGAGACTGGTTCAGTAAATTTGATGGATTAGCGGAGGACAGAGAGGTATCCGTTTCTGAGATGTATGGTAGCAATGAAGGTGACGGATTAGTGGTGGACAGAGCTCCAGGAATAAATGGTTTTTGGAAGATTAGAGGAAGGACTATAGTTATTGGATGCATCATGTAATGGGAAGGATGGTGACTATATGTAGAATGTGTTATGTACTGGTTTTGCCACTGCTGTAAGCATTTCTTGTGCTTATATGTAGTGTGTTCATAGATTTCGGccttttcaacaaaacaaaaagaagaatgGACTCGACCTAGTCAGTATATTGAGCAGCCAAATACATAGCCTATGTAGAATCTTAACCCAAAATCTACTCTCATAAGTTGTACCAAGTTAAAAACAAACCATTCCTAAAGTTATGTTAGGTGAAAACAAAAGGAATGGTATTTTGTCATTTCTCTAACCACTAAAATTACAACTTCTATATCCATCTCTCCTGTCATGAATTATGCATCTAATTTTAAACTATTGTATCTTAAACTCAGTTTTCTTTTACAGGCGGCGATTGCGAGAGGTCCCCCAACATCAGCTGATATCAGTTACAAGTCAACATTGAAGAAAGTAGACTTTACTGAAGATGAATATAATATAGGTCTTCATCTTCCAAATGTAGACTTTGTGGAACAAAGTGTGGAACAgcttgttttaattttacagAAAGCATTTGACAGTGAACCTAGAGGTTAGAAATGCTATTGTAAATCTAAGAAAAATCGTTATACACGCATCAATCCAAATATTGTTAGCTTTACTACAAATGAAATTTCTGTTAAAGAAAATGCTTTTGAGATAGGCTTTTTGAGTAGTGATatctttttttgacaactttatttttttcttttattattggTCATATTTTATTACAATACAGGAATCATGCAAATATAATTAGTAAATCATGACAACAACATCCATGTTgtcattctttcaaaaaaaaaaataatccatgTTGTCATTCTTGTGTTTCTTTTCATATACTTCATAACAATTGTCATTTCTCATAAAGAAGTGGAGGTGgatcctctccttctcttttctctccttcCTTCTCCTAACTCTATCTCTCTTAATCTCACTTTCTCTcttgattatatttttcttttttaatgaaatgatattcaAGCATTGTTTCATTTGATAATATATAAGAGTATTTGTAATCCAAAACTAACAAGGGTTGTAGGGGGGATATTATTCTAAGGGAGTCAAGAAATCCCAAATCTCAAagcattttgttaatttcaccAAGTCCAAAGCCTTGAGGATTCTTTGTCCTCCAACAGGAGTATTGTATCAAAATAGCAGCAGAGTTGTTGTTACTCAGTTCATATGTTGCTAGAGATGGATTGGGAGGTTAGAGTTTGTCACTCTTACTAGGAGACTAATAATTGTGCAGATAAAAGAGCAACCTGGTTCACTAGagctcccgcatatgcagggtccgggaaggagACTAATAATTGTGCGGATACTTTGGCTAATATATGTTGCAGTGGAAGTGGATCATTGATTATCCATGATGAAGTATAGCACAATTTTAAATTGAAGGGAGATTTATTACCAAgaatatataatatacaatgAACAAAAGGAATGTAAAATTATTATACAAATATAGGTCTGAAATAAAAATCCTTATGTTCCTTCAGAGAATACTTCAGTCTAATCCTCAATTGATTAAGATGCAATTTTGTTTCGGTTTTAGGCTTCGGCCCTCTCatgatccaaaaaaataaaataaaattgttactCAATTATGATAATGCTACCAATTCATTTTTTAGAAGGGATAATATGCTACTAATTCATGTTAAGGCCATTCATAACTTAATCCAGTTTTTTGCATGTGAGCGATGGGTAATAAGAGTTGCAAGTTTGTCAACAAAAGCTACGACCGCAAGGCGAAGTTATACAAGGATAACAATATGGCTTCAGTTTGATGAAGTATAGCACAATTTTAAATTGAAGGGAGATTTATTACCAAgaatatataatatacaatgAACAAAAGGAATGTAAAATTATTATACAAATATAGGTCTGAAATAAAAATCCTTATGTTCCCTCGGAGAATACTTCAGTCTATCTGTATGGTGGTACCCCTATCATTTGCTCCAAGGGAGCCAATTGATGTCGAAGAAATTTGTAAACAGATTCAGTTGTCACAGAAGCCACTCGGACAACAAGACCAATTTTCTGCACATAAAATGCAGGTTGAGCCAGCAATATTCGTAACTAAATCACATTAGAGAGTCATGAAAGGCATAGCATCTTCCATTATGATGAAAACACGAGAGTAAATGATATATGATGGAAGGTAGGCATGAATTGAGAGGAAAAAGGAATGGGTTTAGTCTAGAGGTTATATGCAACTGCAGAACTTAGATTTGTCTTGTATTTTCTGCATTCTCTGTTCATGCAGGAAGCTAGTCTACATTGTTTTATCAGGAAAAGGTAAGTTCTTAGCAAAATATCTATTATATTTACACAATCTGTTTGAGTGTTTCGTTCAATCCAGTCTCAACCAAGCAGTAGAGAATGTTCGAGAGGAGAGTAAGACAAGCCAATGGACTCGTTATTCTTTTGTATTAAACCATGAACAACAAAGTTCTTAAAATTCTGTATTTAAATTTCAAGAAAAAGCCTTCTGTAGCAGACTAAGAACTTTACATTACATGACCCTCCAAACTATACCTCTTTGAATATCCCAATTATAATCATCATACCATAACTTGCCTAGCAAAACTTACCAGAAAGCAAGGTAGAAAATGTGACCCGTAACACAGTTCTAGGCTTGCCATTCGCAACAATCAAGTCCGTTAGGAATCTTTGGGACTTAAGAATTAAGCAGAACTTTAAAATAACACAATTCTAACCTTAAGTACTACTCCTAACCACAAGTTTGAATAATAAAcgaaatatgtaaaaaataaaaacaataaccctgaagttaatttataatttacctTAGGACCAAAGACACTGCAAGAAGCCACGAAGGTTGGTTTTGTCGTGAAAAAGTCAGCCTTCTTTTTTTGGTGACTCAATGCAGCAGAAGGATTATGTAATTGCTCAGACATAATTCTTTTCACGTTATCTTGCACTATATTCTGGATATACTGCATCTTTggcctaaaataaaaaatcatgtcCTAAAAAGAATCATGACAGAAAACCCAAATCTAGAATAAGTAAGGCAAAACCAATCACGCACCCTAGGAGTACAATCATTGCAATTACTTGGTAGTCCTGCATGTGTTCCTTTACACGGCCAAATTTGTCTTTCTCTAGTAACATCTGTTTGTGACAAGAAGCCAACTAattagaaaaaaagaaaggataTCAATCTCAAAGTAAAAATCGACCGTATTGCATTTTTCCAAAATCTCTTGCAACTATATAAATTCAAAGTTCAAGCAAGTGCAAGAGGTATGTTGTCATTTTAGCTCCTAACATGATGACATTATTTTGAAACGAGATAGATGAAGCACTCCGTATAAAAAGTTGACGTTTCCTTTACAAGATCCCTCATTCCAGCACAGGGTCTGAAATCTGAATGTTGTGCCTATCTTCTTCATTGAATAACAAGATCATGAACAGGCGAACAGTAGAATGCATGCATTTATTAAAATCAGCCTAGCTGTTTAAGTGGCATTATCTCTTTCGAATTGAAATCTATTTAACACATTTCACAAGGACAAGAGCAAAATTATTACCGTATCCAGAAACAAAGGTTGACCGTCATCGAAGAATATATTGTTTGTGCTTCTATATAAatcaaaatcccatttttctccaCTTTCATGGCGCCCACTAGTAATCCAATCAACAATGACTAAATTTGAATCTGAAGACACAGTGAAGATTTGTTTCTGATAATATCTTGCAGTGGAAAAACATGTCACAGGATCTGGAATGATGGCTAAAAGCGCATTGCTTCCTACTCTAGCCTACTACACAGATGAATTTAACTGTTGTCAGTTGTCACTTGGAACCAATAAACCAACAAATAGTCAAATTTAACATTAAGTGGAGTTTGC is from Medicago truncatula cultivar Jemalong A17 chromosome 1, MtrunA17r5.0-ANR, whole genome shotgun sequence and encodes:
- the LOC25483243 gene encoding urease accessory protein D: MSNEEEEKEKKICSVVVEKVGGRSSVITCLSRYPLKFIIPKKVGPSKIDAVWVYVLNYGGGIVSGDQISCKFSVGDACTMVLTTQGSTKVYKSVGSKCSQQILEARVGSNALLAIIPDPVTCFSTARYYQKQIFTVSSDSNLVIVDWITSGRHESGEKWDFDLYRSTNNIFFDDGQPLFLDTMLLEKDKFGRVKEHMQDYQVIAMIVLLGPKMQYIQNIVQDNVKRIMSEQLHNPSAALSHQKKKADFFTTKPTFVASCSVFGPKKIGLVVRVASVTTESVYKFLRHQLAPLEQMIGVPPYR